A genomic region of Stigmatopora nigra isolate UIUO_SnigA chromosome 16, RoL_Snig_1.1, whole genome shotgun sequence contains the following coding sequences:
- the slc51a gene encoding organic solute transporter subunit alpha yields MNESIPTMDPRCKGKPPLAIDIILQLDLFGIILYSVLTFMAATSMFIFLEECVYIYKKVPAHKKSTIIWVNGAAPVIGTMSCLGMWVPRATMFTDMTSACYFAIVVFKFLILMIEEVGGDEAFLRRGPKHKLKVSTGPCCCCCLCLPYAAITRRSLFLLKLGSFQFAVLKVAFTILSIVLWTNGTFDLADLSITGSAIWINPFVGILTIIALWPVAITFMHLRITLRSIKIIPKYAMYQLVLILSQLQSAIINILALNGTIACSPPFPSAARGYMMSQQLLILEMFIITLVTRLLYRRLYDPLPEEECDNIENTKLATLHKAV; encoded by the exons ATGAACGAATCCATCCCCACAATGGACCCCCGTTGCAAGGGGAAACCTCCCCTGGCCATTGACATCATCCTCC AGTTGGACCTTTTTGGCATCATCTTGTACTCGGTCCTCACATTTATGGCAGCCACCTCCATGTTTATCTTCCTTGAAGAGTGTGTTTATATCTATAAGAAAGTACCAGCCCACAAGAAAAGTACCATCATATGGGTCAATGGAGCAGCACCG GTGATCGGCACCATGTCCTGTCTTGGAATGTGGGTCCCCCGAGCCACCATGTTTACCGACATGACCTCAGCGTG CTACTTTGCCATCGTGGTGTTCAAGTTCCTCATTCTGATGATAGAGGAAGTGGGCGGCGATGAGGCCTTTCTACGGCGTGGGCCAAAACACAAACTGAAGGTTAGCACGGGGCCgtgctgctgttgctgcctCTGCTTGCCATATGCAGCCATTACACG GCGATCTCTTTTCCTGCTCAAACTTGGCTCCTTTCAGTTTGCTGTGCTCAAGGTTGCCTTCACCATTCTTTCCATCGTCCTGTGGACTAATGGGACTTTTGACTTGGCAGAT CTGAGCATCACCGGATCCGCAATATGGATCAACCCATTTGTGGGCATCTTGACAATAATTGCCCTTTGGCCCGTGGCTATCACGTTCATGCACCTCAGGATCACTTTACGCAGCATAAAGATCATCCCCAAGTATGCCATGTACCAG CTCGTATTGATCCTGAGCCAACTTCAGTCTGCCATCATTAATATCTTAGCTTTGAACGGAACAATTGCCTGCTCACCGCCATTTCCTTCGGCCGCTAGAGGATACA TGATGAGTCAACAACTGTTGATCCTTGAGATGTTTATCATCACACTAGTAACCCGTCTGCTATATCGCCGCCTATACGACCCCCTACCCGAGGAAGAGTGTGACAACATTGAAAATACCAAACTGGCCACATTGCACAAAGCTGTATGA
- the pdk3a gene encoding pyruvate dehydrogenase (acetyl-transferring) kinase isozyme 3, mitochondrial, producing MKIFLSLWKNSNPKVEFYSRFSPSPLSIKQFLDFGRENACEKTSYMFLRKELPVRLANTMREVNLLPDKLLSQPSIRLVQKWYMQSFVELLDYENRKAEDPHALNDFLDLLIEIRNRHNDVVPTMAQGVIEYKEKFGFDPFVSSNIQYFLDRFYTNRISFRMLINQHTLLFGNDTNPAHPKHIGSIDPNCCVAEVVSDAYDTAKMLCQKYYLAAPELHIEEFHMKTQKSIQVVYVPSHLFHMLFELFKNSMRATVELHENSMEGLPPVKAKVTLGQEDLSIKISDRGGGVPLRKIDRLFNYMYSTAPTPSLEPGAVPLAGFGYGLPISRLYARYFQGDLKLYSMEGVGTDAVIYLKALSSESFERLPVFNKSAWRHYTTSPEADDWSNPSKEPRDASKSKYKTKR from the exons atgaagatttttttgtctCTGTGGAAGAACTCCAACCCCAAAGTGGAGTTTTATTCCAGATTTTCACCGTCCCCCCTGTCCATCAAGCAATTTTTGGATTTTG GCCGGGAGAATGCATGTGAGAAAACATCATACATGTTCCTGCGTAAGGAACTGCCAGTACGTTTGGCCAACACCATGCGAGAGGTCAACCTGCTACCCGACAAGCTACTGAGTCAACCTTCTATCCGCTTGGTTCAAAAATG GTACATGCAGAGCTTTGTAGAGCTGCTCGATTATGAGAACAGAAAAGCTGAAGATCCTCATGCTCTGAATGA CTTCTTGGATCTTTTGATCGAGATCCGGAACCGTCACAATGATGTGGTTCCGACCATGGCGCAGGGCGTCATCGAATACAAGGAGAAATTTGGTTTTGACCCCTTTGTCAGCAGCAACATACAATATTTCCTGGACCGCTTTTACACCAATCGGATCTCCTTTCGCATGCTTATCAATCAGCATA CTCTACTGTTTGGTAATGACACCAACCCAGCTCATCCCAAGCATATCGGTAGCATTGATCCGAATTGCTGTGTTGCTGAAGTTGTTAGTG ATGCATATGACACTGCTAAAATGCTGTGTCAGAAATACTACTTGGCTGCTCCGGAACTCCACATTGAAGAGTTTCACA TGAAGACACAAAAGTCAATCCAAGTTGTATACGTGCCGTCTCATCTATTCCACATGCTTTTTGAGCTGTTCAAG AACTCAATGAGAGCCACAGTGGAGCTCCATGAGAATAGCATGGAAGGTTTACCACCTGTGAAAGCAAAAGTCACTCTTGGTCAAGAGGATCTTTCCATAAAG ATCAGtgacagaggaggaggagttccCCTGAGGAAGATTGACCGGCTTTTCAACTACATGTACTCTACTGCCCCAACGCCAAGCCTGGAACCTGGCGCTGTCCCACTG GCTGGTTTTGGCTACGGTTTACCCATTTCAAGGCTCTATGCTCGATACTTCCAAGGGGATCTGAAGCTCTACTCCATGGAGGGTGTGGGCACTGATGCTGTTATCTATTTGAAg GCCCTATCAAGCGAGTCATTTGAGCGCCTTCCTGTTTTCAACAAGTCAGCATGGCGACACTATACCACCAGCCCCGAAGCCGACGATTGGAGCAACCCGAGCAAAGAACCGCGTGATGCCAGCAAGTCCAAATATAAGACTAAAAGATAA